The following are encoded together in the Plasmodium knowlesi strain H genome assembly, chromosome: 8 genome:
- a CDS encoding KIR protein, which translates to MASDADKLPSDKIYEEFDRRTCSNGGAVEEAQVCDGELKKTVSGVLGILNIRDDTFTNKIVGNCMHVCTKISDVESYYDPCKFLYFWIGTQLWQRSEVKGNTANFQTIMNTIFSRTDNRQFWTKCNSSFSNLYDGISKERFQEAKELYDYYYDYNELTNLDNAECTKYCQNGRCTNAFNTANSTYQQLTSRCEPHSFDAYCTEFKIRSARKGEREFAQPQQIQCKAKKVEEAPLEEVTDPPDLMNDMLAQLPSSLLYEEFEKKERLNKCNSSTIQSLMPQLQPEMKDYNCKNDCIEKALYAWCFINNETEAKDKAWYDDRFHLFYSWLGQKMFGHSNSKDKISYPMNQVYNVLKGLHIGQDCKDMWEDVLLDSETPGENFSNRKALYEYFVDYGTLESHLGISGIGTTAKKKCEKKYYEHINKITKACNAISDYCKKEGGHENDEYCTWFNGKKENYCNKDKIAKLTCKQVVYKPPSSGPGSTGTWNPGSSGTASTGDHSISGSDGSSGGVGGMVGGTLATVGLPTIGFFLYKYTNIFDGIKKSLFGGSNNTGGRNRGRRSTIGRQHFEDILTENDSSTLGDDGSTTLGGGGGGSSTLGGSSTDVSTIYNEPPRRTTGRRERAGTNNRRPGNIRYYAT; encoded by the exons atggcaagcgACGCAGATAAATTACCTTCAGATAAAATATATGAGGAATTTGATAGGAGGACATGTTCTAATGGGGGTGCAGTGGAGGAAGCACAAGTGTGTGATGGAGAATTAAAGAAGACTGTGTCTGGCGTACTGGGGATACTGAACATTCGGGATGATACATTCACAAATAAGATTGTGGGGAATtgcatgcatgtatgtacaaaGATTTCAGATGTAGAATCATACTATGACCCCTGTAAGTTTTTGTACTTTTGGATTGGTACTCAACTTTGGCAGAGGAGCGAAGTGAAGGGTAATACTGCCAATTTCCAAACTATTATGAATACTATTTTTAGCCGCACGGATAATAGACAATTCTGGACTAAGTGCAATAGTAGTTTCTCCAATTTATATGATGGTATTAGCAAAGAACGTTTCCAGGAAGCTAAAGAACTGTACGACTATTACTACGACTATAACGAACTGACGAATTTAGACAATGCTGAATGTACTAAATATTGCCAAAATGGGAGATGTACCAACGCTTTTAACACAGCTAACTCAACATACCAGCAGTTAACGTCACGTTGTGAACCCCATTCGTTTGATGCTTATTGTACAGAATTTAAAATTAGGTCCGCgaggaagggggaaagggaatttGCCCAACCGCAACAAATACAAtgtaaagcaaaaaaa GTAGAAGAGGCGCCATTGGAGGAGGTCACGGACCCACCAGATTTAATG AACGACATGTTGGCACAGTTGCCCTCAAGTTTGTTGTATGAAGAATTCGAGAAAAAGGAGCGACTGAATAAGTGTAATAGTAGTACAATACAAAGCTTGATGCCTCAGCTGCAGCCTGAAATGAAGGACTATAATTGTAAGAACGACTGCATAGAGAAGGCTCTCTATGCATGGTGCTTTATAAATAATGAAACAGAGGCAAAGGATAAGGCATGGTATGATGATCGTTTCCATCTGTTCTATTCATGGTTAGGGCAGAAAATGTTTGGACATTCAAATAGTAAGGATAAAATTTCTTATCCTATGAATCAAGTTTACAATGTACTGAAGGGCTTGCACATTGGTCAGGACTGTAAGGACATGTGGGAAGACGTGCTCTTGGACAGTGAAACTCCCGGGGAGAATTTTAGTAATAGGAAAGCTTTATATGAATATTTTGTGGATTATGGCACCTTGGAAAGTCACTTAGGTATTAGTGGTATTGGTACTACTGCTAAAaagaaatgtgaaaaaaaatattatgaacacaTAAACAAAATTACTAAAGCATGTAATGCTATAAGTGACTACTGTAAGAAAGAAGGAGGTCATGAGAATGATGAATATTGTACTTGGTTCaatggtaaaaaagaaaattactgTAACAAGGACAAAATAGCAAAATTAACATGCAAACAAGTCGTTTACAAACCCCCTTCCTCTGGTCCCGGTTCTACGGGAACATGGAACCCAGGTTCTTCTGGTACTGCCAGTACTGGAGACCATTCTATTTCCGGTTCCGATGGTTCAAGTGGTGGTGTAGGTGGCATGGTTGGTGGTACATTGGCAACAGTTGGATTACCAACAAttggtttctttttatacaaa tatactAACAtatttgatggaataaaaaaatccctcTTTGGTGGCAGTAATAATAccggaggaaggaatagggGAAGAAGATCTACCATTGGACGTCAACACTTTGAGGACATACTCACAGAGAATGATTCTTCTACACTAGGAGACGACGGTTCCACCACCctgggtggtggtggtggtggatcATCCACCTTAGGTGGTAGCTCCACCGATGTTTCTACCATATATAATGAACCACCTCGTCGAACAACcggaagaagggaaagggcaGGAACAAATAATAGAAGACCAGGAAATATACGTTATTATGCCACATAA